A stretch of DNA from Streptomyces gobiensis:
CCGGCGGCACCGAGGCAGCCGTCGGCGGCGACTGGTATGACGTCATCACCCTCGGCGCCGGACGTACGGCCCTGGTCATCGGCGACGTCATGGGCCGGGGCGTCCGCGCGGCAGCCGTGATGGGCCAGCTCCGCACCGCGGTACGCGCCTACGCCCGCCTCGACCTGCCACCCCACGAGGTGCTGCAGCTGCTGGACGGCCTCGCCGCCGAGATCGACGCCAGCCAGATCGCGACCTGCTGTTACGCGGTGCACGACCCCAACGAAGGCGTCCTCAACTACGCCTCCGCCGGCCACCTGCCGGTCCTCGTCCGCGCCGCCGACGGCACCGTCACCCGCGCCGAAGAGCCCACCGGCCCGCCCCTGGGCACCGGCGGCTGGCTCCATACCTCCGGCTCGGTGCCCTTCGGTGAGGGGGCCACGGCCGTCCTCTACACAGATGGCCTGGTCGAGCGCCGCGACGCCGATATCGACGACGGCGTAGCGACCCTGGAGCACGCCTTCGCCGGGGCCACCGGCTCCCCGGAGATCATCTGCGACCGCCTGCAACGGGCGCTGGGCATCACGGCCGATCACGACGATGACGTCGCCATCCTCGTTCTCCAGCATCCCGCCCGTACGGGCCATGACGCCGAGCTCTTCCACAACGCCGCCCTTGACCTGCTCGGTGGTACGGAGGCGGCCCCCCGGGCCCGCGCCTTCGCCTCAGGGGTCCTGACGTCCTGGCGCTTCCCTCGCGAACTCCACGACCTGGGCGTGCTGGCCGCCAGCGAACTCGTCGCCAACTCCCTCCAACACGGCACCCCGCCCATGCGGCTCCGGCTCCGGCGCACCGACCGCCGCCTGGTCATCGAGGTCACCGACGGCGACGAACACCTGCCCCGCCGCCGCCGCGCCGAACCCGCCGACGAGTCCGGCCGCGGCATCTCCATCGTCGCGACCATCGCCTCGTCCTGGGGCTCCCGCCGCACTCCGGGCGGCGGCAAGGCCGTCTGGTGCGAATTCGCCCTGCCGAGCAGCACCTAGTTGACACACGTGGCCCCGGTCCGTAGTGTTCTCCGGGTTGCCAGCGAGCCGTAACGGTTCTTCGGCAGCCACTCCCGCCACGTCCGGTGGCAACCACTGTTTAGCGCGATCTCCTCTCGGGGACGGTTTCGGCATGCCGAAATTGGATTCGAGTGACTCGATTTTGAGTCGCCGGGGAAATCCACTAACGTAGCGGTCACGCCGGAAGGCGGCCCCTTCTTCGAGGGGGATCGGATTTCGAATCCAGGCCGGAAACGGCAGGGAAAAGGATCTGATAGTGTCGGAGACACGAAGGGAAGCGCCCGGAGGAAACCCGGAAGGGGATCCGAAGGAAGCGTCCGTTCCTTGAGAACTCAACAGCGTGCCAAAAGTCAACGCCAGATATGTTGATACCCCGTCCCCCGCATTGCTGGGGATGAGGTTCTTTTGAGAAAAATTTACAGCGAGGACGCTGTGCACCTCGGACTTATTCCGTCCGGTGGTGCCGCTCTCGTGAATTTGAAGCATTCACGGAGAGTTTGATCCTGGCTCAGGACGAACGCTGGCGGCGTGCTTAACACATGCAAGTCGAACGATGAAGCCGCTTCGGTGGTGGATTAGTGGCGAACGGGTGAGTAACACGTGGGCAATCTGCCCTGCACTCTGGGACAAGCCCTGGAAACGGGGTCTAATACCGGATACGACCTCCGACCGCATGGTCTGGGGGTGGAAAGCTCCGGCGGTGCAGGATGAGCCCGCGGCCTATCAGCTTGTTGGTGGGGTGATGGCCTACCAAGGCGACGACGGGTAGCCGGCCTGAGAGGGCGACCGGCCACACTGGGACTGAGACACGGCCCAGACTCCTACGGGAGGCAGCAGTGGGGAATATTGCACAATGGGCGGAAGCCTGATGCAGCGACGCCGCGTGAGGGATGACGGCCTTCGGGTTGTAAACCTCTTTCAGCAGGGAAGAAGCTTTCGGGTGACGGTACCTGCAGAAGAAGCACCGGCTAACTACGTGCCAGCAGCCGCGGTAATACGTAGGGTGCGAGCGTTGTCCGGAATTATTGGGCGTAAAGAGCTCGTAGGCGGCTTGTCGCGTCGGATGTGAAAGCCCGGGGCTTAACCCCGGGTCTGCATTCGATACGGGCAGGCTAGAGTTCGGTAGGGGAGATCGGAATTCCTGGTGTAGCGGTGAAATGCGCAGATATCAGGAGGAACACCGGTGGCGAAGGCGGATCTCTGGGCCGATACTGACGCTGAGGAGCGAAAGCGTGGGGAGCGAACAGGATTAGATACCCTGGTAGTCCACGCCGTAAACGTTGGGAACTAGGTGTGGGCGACATTCCACGTCGTCCGTGCCGCAGCTAACGCATTAAGTTCCCCGCCTGGGGAGTACGGCCGCAAGGCTAAAACTCAAAGGAATTGACGGGGGCCCGCACAAGCGGCGGAGCATGTGGCTTAATTCGACGCAACGCGAAGAACCTTACCAAGGCTTGACATACACCGGAAAGCATCAGAGATGGTGCCCCCCTTTGGGTCGGTGTACAGGTGGTGCATGGCTGTCGTCAGCTCGTGTCGTGAGATGTTGGGTTAAGTCCCGCAACGAGCGCAACCCTTATTCTGTGTTGCCAGCACGCTCTTCGGGGTGGTGGGGACTCACAGGAGACTGCCGGGGTCAACTCGGAGGAAGGTGGGGACGACGTCAAGTCATCATGCCCCTTATGTCTTGGGCTGCACACGTGCTACAATGGCCGGTA
This window harbors:
- a CDS encoding ATP-binding SpoIIE family protein phosphatase, coding for MNFTRWSARLPGTQRRTVAAQADQSADSVPAARGELADPAIADAPDDPDGTARTIDALSVHDLLGQVPAPVVVVQGPDHRIAYVNDAYAMAFGNRNCGTPARAALPELVELGLLPLMDQVQRSGKPRTVKARQVPSEPKHSYYTFTCTPIELAGNGGNGGNGRKDWKKEWKRDGKDSKDGRNGKKGDDRGVLVFAADVTDQVESAERLRASEARQREAAVTLQRSLLPQELEQPDDLRVAATYQPGGTEAAVGGDWYDVITLGAGRTALVIGDVMGRGVRAAAVMGQLRTAVRAYARLDLPPHEVLQLLDGLAAEIDASQIATCCYAVHDPNEGVLNYASAGHLPVLVRAADGTVTRAEEPTGPPLGTGGWLHTSGSVPFGEGATAVLYTDGLVERRDADIDDGVATLEHAFAGATGSPEIICDRLQRALGITADHDDDVAILVLQHPARTGHDAELFHNAALDLLGGTEAAPRARAFASGVLTSWRFPRELHDLGVLAASELVANSLQHGTPPMRLRLRRTDRRLVIEVTDGDEHLPRRRRAEPADESGRGISIVATIASSWGSRRTPGGGKAVWCEFALPSST